A region of Lycium barbarum isolate Lr01 chromosome 1, ASM1917538v2, whole genome shotgun sequence DNA encodes the following proteins:
- the LOC132613456 gene encoding uncharacterized protein LOC132613456 yields MADEAVHFYSQQFAQEELIGDENLLSLLPVLIDQDRNDLLCQMPSVDEVKKAVFNLSGASASGPDGFPGVFYQTCWYIISLDVYKMVVAFFQGHTLPKSVTHTNLVLLPKKELIQSYSDLRPISLSNFINKVMSRVVHDRLEIVLPQLIYINQAEGESLKRIMKILQEYEAISGQLINKGKSAFYMHDKISGALSQQVEQITGFKRDQFPLTYLGCPIFHLRRKKGYYNDLIKKVKNKLQNWKGKLLSFGGKAVLINSVLQSIPIYMLSTVVPTKYTINELHKIFARFYWSTKEEGKSRHWSFWDKICLPKEEGGLGFRSLNDVSMALFAKLWWKFRTSNTLWSAFMWNKYCKKKKPTEVQWKSGSQVWKRMLEARDQVDHQIWWEPKNGLCDVWEDNWTKLGPLKQVIPPDFQIDTSIEEVSHFMNANGWDAQKLHTKLPSNVSDHILQQLSIVEHSEEKDKSWWMASTTGDFTVGSAWNMLRRKAQTADNFSKLWHKGVPFKISFFLWRLWKFKLPVDDVLKRINISIVSRCRCCLNSQQEEIIQYLFLIGEFAAEIWQHYNAAVGIVVPRIQIHQKIVQWWYMQAPTKLKAVMQAAPAFVCWQLWKKRNTIMHGGKMNKLKIIHGINYNLQQLVKTLYPWLR; encoded by the exons ATGGCAGATGAGGCTGTGCACTTTTACTCTCAACAATTTGCACAAGAAGAGTTAATTGGAGATGAAAATTTGTTGTCACTCCTTCCAGTTTTGATTGACCAAGacagaaatgatcttctttgtcAAATGCCCAGTGTTGATGAAGTCAAAAAAGCTGTTTTCAACCTTAGTGGAGCAAGTGCTAGTGGACCTGATGGTTTTCCTGGAGTGTTCTACCAGACATGTTGGTACATAATTAGCTTGGATGTATACAAGATGGTGGTGGCTTTCTTTCAGGGTCATACTCTTCCAAAATCAGTCACTCACACAAATCTTGTGTTACTACCAAAGAAGGAGTTGATTCAAAGTTACTCAGACTTAAGACCTATAAGTTTAAGTAACTTTATCAACAAAGTGATGTCAAGAGTTGTTCATGATAGATTGGAGATTGTGTTACCACAGTTGATTTATATTAATCAAGCAG AAGGAGAGTCATTGAAGAGAATCATGAAGATACTGCAGGAGTATGAGGCAATCTCTGGTCAACTGATCAATAAAGGCAAGAGTGCCTTTTATATGCATGACAAGATATCTGGTGCACTATCTCAGCAGGTGGAGCAGATTACTGGCTTTAAAAGGGATCAATTTCCATTAACATACTTGGGATGTCCTATATTTCATTTAAGGAGGAAAAAGGGATACTACAATGATCTTATCAAGAAGGTGAaaaacaagctgcaaaattggaAAGGCAAGCTGCTCTCCTTTGGTGGAAAAGCAGTTCTTATCAATAGTGTGCTTCAGAGTATTCCAATATATATGCTGTCAACTGTTGTTCCCACAAAATACACCATTAATGAGCTTCATAAAATCTTTGCAAGGTTTTACTGGAGTACTAAGGAAGAAGGTAAAAGCAGGCACTGGTCCTTTTGGGACAAGATTTGtttgccaaaagaagaaggaggatTAGGATTCAGATCTCTAAATGATGTGTCTATGGCCCTTTTTGCCAAACTATGGTGGAAATTTAGAACATCAAATACATTATGGTCAGCctttatgtggaataaatattgcaagaagaAGAAGCCTACAGAAGTGCAGTGGAAAAGTGGATCACAAGTGTGGAAAAGAATGCTAGAGGCAAGAGACCAGGTGGATCATCAGATATGGTGGGAACCTAAaaatggattatgtgatgtatggGAAGATAATTGGACTAAACTTGGTCCACTCAAACAAGTAATACCACCAGATTTTCAGATTGACACTAGCATTGAGGAAGTATCACACTTTATGAATGCAAATGGCTGGGATGCCCAGAAATTGCATACCAAACTGCCAAGTAATGTGAGTGATCATATCCTACAACAATTGAGCATAGTGGAGCATTCAGAGGAGAAAGATAAATCATGGTGGATGGCTAGCACTACAGGAGACTTCACTGTAGGGAGTGCTTGGAATATGCTCAGGAGAAAGGCTCAAACAGCAGATAACTTTTCAAAGTTGTGGCACAAAGGAGTTCCATTCAAAATATCATTCTTCCTTTGGAGGTTGTGGAAGTTCAAATTACCAGTGGATGATGTACTAAAGAGAATCAACATAAGCATTGTATCTAGATGTAGATGTTGTTTGAATTCTCAGCAGGAGGAGATAATTCAATATCTATTCCTTATAGGTGAGTTTGCAGCAGAAATTTGGCAGCATTACAATGCAGCTGTGGGGATAGTTGTGCCAAGGATCCAGATTCATCAGAAAATAGTACAATGGTGGTATATGCAAGCTCCTACAAAACTCAAAGCAGTCATGCAGGCTGCACCTGCATTCGTATGCTGGCAACTATGGAAGAAGAGAAATACTATCATGCATGGGGGTAAGATGAATAAACTAAAGATCATACATGGGATCAACTATAATCTGCAGCAACTAGTCAAGACATTATATCCTTGGTTGAGATAA